A portion of the Desulfovermiculus halophilus DSM 18834 genome contains these proteins:
- the ppsA gene encoding phosphoenolpyruvate synthase has translation MRTQEDNICWLGTTGMDDVGRVGGKNAALGAMIQELKGEGILVPEGFATTADMYWQVIRANGLDHTVAQGISQLRDGTQSLSAVGREIRTRFLQFSWPEEIAADITEAYRQLSALYETQAVDVAVRSSATAEDLPEASFAGQQETFLNISGESQLLEAIRKCFASLFTDRAISYREERGFDHLQVALSAGVQKMVRSDLSGSGVMFSIDTETGFPHTVIINAAWGLGENVVQGTVTPDEYRVFKPLLSDPGCRPIVEKNLGAKEQKMVYAHGGTKSIKNVLTTAEEKQSFVLSDDEILQLARWAKAIEDHYGRPMDMEWAKDGQSKEIFMVQARPETVQSRRGAASLKHYRLKERGEPIVAGLSIGDAIASGRVCRIASAADIERFEDDSILVTEMTDPDWVPIMKKAAGIVTDHGGRTCHAAIVSRELGIPAIVGTGSGTQVLQPGDEVTMSCAEGEEGVVYRGILDYEISEVSLDDIPETATQIMMNIASPTAAYRWWRLPCHGIGLARMEFIINNVIKIHPMALLRFDQLEDRTARANIEMLTYRYADKAEYFVDNLAMGIAKIAASQYPYPVIVRMSDFKTNEYANLIGGRAFEPHESNPMIGFRGASRYYSKEYREGFALECRAVKRVREEIGLSNVVVMIPFCRTLAEADKVLEVMAGNGLSRGENGLEIYVMCEIPSNVLLAEEFARRFDGFSIGSNDLTQLILGVDRDSGQLKHLFNEQDEAVKRSISALLQTVKAKAPGCKVGICGQAPSDYPEFAAFLVREGIDSISLNPDSVLPVMQRVAAIEKEMGHSPGR, from the coding sequence ATGAGGACACAAGAGGATAATATTTGCTGGCTGGGTACAACCGGAATGGACGATGTGGGCCGGGTGGGAGGCAAGAATGCAGCCCTGGGGGCCATGATCCAGGAGCTGAAGGGAGAGGGGATCCTGGTTCCGGAAGGGTTTGCCACCACGGCCGACATGTACTGGCAGGTCATCCGGGCCAATGGGCTGGATCACACAGTCGCTCAAGGCATTTCCCAGCTGCGGGACGGAACACAGTCCCTGTCCGCAGTCGGACGGGAGATCCGGACCCGTTTTCTCCAGTTCAGCTGGCCGGAGGAGATCGCTGCGGACATAACCGAGGCCTACAGGCAGTTAAGCGCCCTGTACGAGACCCAGGCCGTGGATGTGGCCGTGCGCAGCAGCGCCACCGCAGAAGATCTTCCCGAGGCCTCATTCGCCGGACAGCAGGAGACCTTTCTGAACATCAGCGGTGAGAGTCAGCTCCTGGAGGCCATCCGCAAGTGCTTTGCCTCCCTGTTCACTGACCGGGCCATCAGCTATCGGGAGGAACGAGGCTTTGACCACCTGCAGGTGGCCCTGTCCGCCGGGGTGCAGAAAATGGTCCGTTCCGACCTGTCCGGGTCCGGGGTTATGTTTTCCATAGATACCGAGACCGGTTTCCCGCATACCGTGATCATCAATGCCGCCTGGGGGCTGGGGGAGAACGTGGTCCAGGGGACGGTCACCCCGGATGAATACCGCGTTTTCAAGCCCCTGCTCTCAGACCCCGGATGCCGGCCCATAGTGGAGAAGAACCTGGGGGCCAAGGAACAGAAGATGGTCTACGCTCACGGGGGGACGAAATCGATCAAGAATGTACTGACTACAGCGGAGGAAAAGCAGTCCTTTGTCCTGTCCGATGACGAGATCCTGCAGCTGGCCAGATGGGCCAAGGCCATTGAGGACCATTACGGCCGGCCCATGGATATGGAATGGGCCAAAGACGGGCAGAGCAAGGAGATCTTTATGGTCCAGGCCAGGCCGGAGACCGTGCAGTCCAGACGGGGAGCGGCCAGCCTGAAGCACTACCGTCTCAAAGAGCGGGGGGAGCCCATTGTCGCCGGACTGAGCATCGGGGATGCCATTGCCTCCGGGAGGGTGTGCCGGATCGCCTCGGCCGCGGATATCGAACGCTTTGAAGACGACTCCATTCTGGTCACGGAGATGACCGACCCGGATTGGGTCCCGATCATGAAGAAGGCAGCGGGCATCGTCACCGACCACGGAGGACGGACCTGTCACGCGGCCATCGTCAGCAGGGAGCTGGGTATTCCGGCCATCGTGGGCACCGGGAGCGGAACCCAGGTCTTGCAGCCAGGGGACGAGGTGACCATGTCCTGCGCCGAAGGGGAGGAGGGTGTGGTCTACCGAGGCATTCTGGACTATGAAATCAGCGAGGTCAGTCTGGACGACATCCCGGAAACAGCCACCCAGATCATGATGAATATCGCCAGCCCAACAGCCGCCTATCGCTGGTGGCGGCTGCCCTGCCACGGGATCGGCCTGGCCAGGATGGAGTTTATCATCAACAATGTGATCAAGATCCACCCCATGGCCCTGCTCCGCTTTGACCAGCTTGAGGACCGAACGGCCAGGGCGAACATCGAAATGCTCACCTATAGGTATGCGGACAAGGCAGAGTATTTTGTGGACAATCTGGCCATGGGCATCGCCAAGATCGCCGCTTCCCAGTATCCCTATCCGGTCATCGTGCGCATGAGCGACTTCAAGACCAATGAATACGCCAACCTGATCGGGGGACGGGCCTTTGAGCCCCATGAGAGCAACCCCATGATCGGGTTTCGGGGGGCCTCCCGGTACTATTCAAAGGAGTACCGGGAGGGCTTTGCCCTGGAATGCCGGGCTGTGAAGCGGGTCAGAGAGGAGATAGGTCTGAGCAACGTGGTGGTCATGATCCCCTTCTGCCGTACCCTGGCCGAAGCGGACAAGGTCCTGGAGGTCATGGCCGGGAATGGGCTTTCCCGGGGGGAAAACGGGCTGGAGATCTATGTCATGTGCGAGATCCCATCCAATGTCCTCCTGGCCGAGGAGTTCGCCCGCCGATTCGACGGCTTTTCCATCGGTTCCAACGATCTCACCCAGCTCATTCTGGGCGTGGACAGGGACTCTGGACAGCTCAAGCACCTGTTCAACGAGCAGGACGAGGCCGTCAAACGGAGCATCAGCGCCCTGCTGCAGACCGTAAAAGCCAAGGCCCCGGGGTGCAAGGTGGGCATCTGCGGCCAGGCCCCGAGCGACTATCCGGAATTTGCCGCCTTCCTGGTCCGGGAAGGGATCGACTCCATCTCCCTGAACCCGGACAGCGTGCTTCCTGTTATGCAGCGGGTGGCGGCCATAGAGAAGGAGATGGGCCACAGCCCGGGGAGATAG
- the acs gene encoding acetate--CoA ligase: MSSQERHYESHWQEEEYYYQNPEFIGQANITDPGIFDRMSLDNFPECYKEFADLLDWDQYWHTTLDTSDAPCWKWFVGGRLNACYNCVDRHLDSYKNKTAIHFVPELEEEPVQNITYQELYRRVNETAIMLRDFCGLKAGDRVTLYLPMTPELPITMLACARLGIIHCQVFAGFSGKACGDRIWDSESEVLITMDAYYRSGKLLNHKANADEAVKAAEEQGQKVNKVLVWRRYPGTYSSSAPVVEGRDYFVDQLLEKYKRQEIAPASMPAEDILFLMYTSGSTGKPKGCQHSIGGYLSYVAWMSKYVQDIHPEDVYWCMADIGWITGHSFIVYGPLAVAASTVVYEGVPTYPDAGRCWRIAEELDVDIFHTSPTAIRALRKVGGDEPAKYNYSFKHMTTVGEPIEPEVWRWYYEVVGKGKAVIVDTWWQTETGGFLCSTLPGIQPMKPGSAGTGLPGIHPVILDDEGNEIQPGEGKAGNLCIKNPWPGAFQTIWKNKERYIDSYYGKYCRDKNSTDWRDWPYMAGDAAVMSADGYVRILGRIDDVINVSGHRLGTKEIESAALAAEEVAEAAVVAVTDEIKGAVPELYVSLKPDYDPSDDLAKKVSDAVADVLGKIAKPSNVYIVPDMPKTRSGKIMRRVLASISSNKDVGDVSTLANPQVVEEIRRQVQSG; this comes from the coding sequence ATGTCATCTCAGGAAAGGCATTACGAATCGCACTGGCAGGAGGAAGAATACTATTATCAGAATCCTGAATTTATTGGCCAGGCCAATATTACTGATCCAGGCATATTCGACCGGATGAGCCTGGATAACTTTCCAGAATGCTATAAGGAGTTTGCCGATCTCTTGGATTGGGACCAGTATTGGCACACAACACTGGATACAAGTGATGCCCCATGCTGGAAATGGTTTGTGGGTGGAAGGCTGAACGCATGTTACAACTGTGTGGACAGACATCTGGACAGCTATAAAAATAAAACCGCCATACATTTTGTCCCTGAGCTGGAAGAAGAGCCGGTTCAGAATATCACCTATCAGGAGCTGTATCGCCGGGTGAATGAAACTGCAATCATGCTTCGCGACTTCTGCGGGCTCAAGGCCGGAGACAGGGTGACCCTGTATCTGCCCATGACCCCGGAGTTGCCCATTACCATGCTGGCTTGCGCCAGGTTGGGCATCATTCACTGCCAGGTCTTTGCCGGATTCAGCGGAAAAGCCTGTGGAGACAGGATCTGGGATTCGGAAAGCGAGGTCCTGATCACCATGGACGCCTATTACCGCAGCGGCAAGCTCTTAAACCACAAGGCCAATGCCGATGAGGCGGTCAAGGCGGCCGAAGAGCAGGGGCAGAAAGTGAACAAGGTTCTGGTCTGGAGACGCTATCCCGGGACCTATTCGTCCTCCGCACCAGTGGTCGAGGGCCGGGACTACTTTGTGGACCAGCTCCTTGAAAAGTATAAGCGGCAGGAGATTGCCCCGGCCTCCATGCCTGCGGAAGACATTCTGTTTCTGATGTACACCAGCGGCTCCACCGGCAAGCCCAAGGGATGCCAGCACAGCATAGGCGGCTATCTTTCCTATGTGGCCTGGATGTCCAAGTATGTTCAGGACATCCATCCCGAGGACGTGTACTGGTGCATGGCTGATATCGGCTGGATCACCGGCCATTCCTTCATTGTCTACGGCCCGTTGGCTGTGGCGGCCAGTACCGTGGTCTACGAAGGCGTGCCCACGTACCCCGACGCCGGCCGGTGCTGGCGCATAGCAGAAGAACTCGACGTGGACATCTTCCACACCTCGCCCACAGCTATTCGCGCCCTGCGCAAGGTGGGCGGGGATGAGCCGGCCAAGTACAATTACAGCTTTAAGCATATGACCACCGTGGGCGAGCCCATCGAGCCGGAAGTGTGGCGCTGGTACTACGAGGTTGTGGGCAAGGGCAAGGCGGTGATCGTGGACACCTGGTGGCAGACCGAGACCGGCGGCTTCCTGTGCAGCACCCTGCCCGGGATCCAGCCTATGAAGCCGGGAAGTGCCGGGACTGGGCTGCCCGGCATCCATCCGGTGATACTCGACGACGAGGGCAACGAGATCCAGCCCGGAGAAGGCAAGGCCGGGAACCTGTGCATTAAAAACCCCTGGCCCGGGGCCTTCCAGACCATTTGGAAGAACAAGGAGCGGTATATAGACAGCTACTACGGCAAGTACTGCCGTGACAAGAACAGCACGGACTGGAGGGACTGGCCCTATATGGCCGGGGATGCGGCGGTGATGTCTGCAGACGGCTACGTGCGCATCCTGGGCCGGATCGACGACGTGATCAATGTCTCGGGCCACCGTCTGGGAACAAAGGAGATCGAGTCCGCGGCCTTGGCGGCGGAAGAAGTGGCCGAGGCCGCAGTGGTTGCCGTGACCGATGAGATAAAAGGTGCGGTGCCGGAGCTGTACGTCTCGCTGAAGCCGGACTATGACCCAAGCGACGATCTGGCCAAGAAGGTCTCGGACGCTGTTGCCGATGTCCTGGGCAAAATAGCCAAGCCCTCCAATGTGTATATCGTTCCGGATATGCCCAAGACCAGATCCGGAAAGATCATGCGCAGGGTTTTGGCCTCAATCTCCTCCAACAAGGACGTGGGAGATGTGAGCACCCTGGCCAATCCTCAGGTGGTGGAAGAAATCCGGCGCCAGGTTCAATCAGGGTAA